A single region of the Paraburkholderia sp. SOS3 genome encodes:
- a CDS encoding ABC transporter permease: protein MRGLHGDSSTSASGSAKTPPRAVPLALREASDHLLAALPASWLTVFFLVPLGVTAVFSFGHSTFGGVEAGFTLDNYALVLTGFYGATLARTLRFAATASLLCVGVAYPAAYFIAFHARRKLLALTLILVPYFSSFLIRVMSLRMVLARHGLAEALLDAVGLHTGALDVLDTPVAVFIGMVYVYLPIAIVPLAVVLERIPRELIDASEDLGATRWRTFCAVILPLSRPGIATALLLTAVPMLGEMVIPTLLGGGRGVLMGQAIAEQYLDAQNYALGSAMAMAVLIAVAVLVALLARVTAGFEETGR from the coding sequence ATGCGCGGCTTGCACGGCGACTCGTCCACGTCGGCGTCCGGGTCGGCTAAAACGCCGCCGCGCGCGGTGCCGCTCGCCTTGCGCGAGGCCTCCGATCACCTGCTTGCGGCGTTGCCGGCGTCGTGGCTTACGGTGTTCTTTCTCGTACCGCTTGGAGTGACGGCGGTATTTTCGTTCGGTCATTCGACGTTCGGCGGTGTCGAGGCCGGTTTCACGCTCGATAACTATGCGTTGGTGCTGACCGGCTTCTACGGCGCAACGCTTGCCCGAACGCTGCGTTTTGCCGCGACTGCGTCGCTGCTATGCGTCGGTGTGGCGTATCCGGCTGCTTACTTCATCGCGTTTCACGCGCGCCGCAAATTGCTCGCATTAACGCTGATTCTCGTGCCGTATTTTTCGAGCTTCCTGATTCGCGTGATGTCGCTGCGCATGGTGCTCGCGCGGCACGGCCTGGCCGAAGCGCTACTCGACGCGGTGGGACTGCATACGGGCGCGCTCGATGTGCTCGATACGCCGGTCGCGGTGTTTATCGGCATGGTCTACGTCTATTTGCCGATTGCGATCGTGCCGCTTGCGGTCGTGCTCGAACGGATTCCGCGCGAACTGATCGACGCGAGCGAAGATCTCGGCGCGACGCGCTGGCGCACGTTCTGTGCGGTGATTCTGCCGCTGAGCCGCCCCGGCATCGCGACCGCGCTGTTGCTGACCGCCGTGCCGATGCTCGGCGAAATGGTGATTCCGACGCTGCTTGGCGGCGGACGCGGCGTGTTGATGGGGCAGGCGATTGCCGAGCAGTATCTCGATGCGCAGAACTATGCGTTGGGTTCGGCGATGGCGATGGCCGTGTTGATTGCCGTCGCGGTACTCGTCGCGTTGCTGGCGCGCGTAACAGCAGGCTTTGAGGAGACGGGGCGATGA
- a CDS encoding ABC transporter permease, producing the protein MNGQRASSSDRLRAQRAATRPRFSSRLNVAQTGLGAWYALVVVFLFVPIATGIVYSFNLGVDNKQTATLTGWTLQWYAAAWNDLSLRHAVEESVIVAAWCALLSVLLGTMLGFVVVRHRARRVRRLLTLITYLLLIVPESVIGISLLLFYAVTGVPLDTATLVAGITPIGIAVVALVVRARMLTLDRDLEDAAADLGATRTATLRHIVLPQLAPAVAAGGVMAYTFSFDNLVISAFLTTPQTGTLPVYLYGSLQYGPSPAVYAAASAVFVFTVAMLAVAALLYRAMRQRSSSQGFSPEHAAQTACA; encoded by the coding sequence ATGAACGGGCAGCGTGCTTCGTCGTCCGACAGGTTGCGTGCGCAACGAGCTGCGACGCGGCCGCGTTTCAGTTCACGCCTGAACGTCGCGCAAACGGGCCTCGGGGCCTGGTACGCACTCGTCGTCGTGTTTCTGTTCGTGCCGATTGCGACCGGCATCGTGTATTCGTTCAATCTCGGCGTCGACAACAAGCAGACCGCGACGCTGACCGGCTGGACGCTGCAATGGTATGCAGCCGCGTGGAACGACCTGTCGCTGCGGCATGCGGTTGAAGAAAGCGTGATCGTCGCGGCGTGGTGCGCGCTGCTGTCGGTGCTGCTCGGCACGATGCTCGGGTTTGTCGTCGTGCGGCATCGGGCGCGCCGCGTGCGGCGCCTGCTCACGCTGATCACGTATCTGTTGCTGATTGTGCCCGAATCGGTGATCGGCATTTCGCTGTTGCTGTTTTATGCGGTGACGGGCGTGCCGCTCGACACGGCGACGCTCGTCGCGGGTATCACGCCAATCGGCATCGCCGTGGTCGCGCTCGTGGTGCGCGCGCGCATGCTGACGCTCGACCGCGATCTCGAAGACGCCGCCGCCGATCTGGGCGCCACGCGCACCGCGACGCTGCGCCATATCGTGCTGCCACAACTCGCGCCGGCCGTCGCGGCAGGCGGCGTGATGGCGTACACGTTCTCGTTCGATAATCTCGTGATTTCGGCCTTCCTCACGACGCCGCAAACAGGCACGCTGCCCGTGTATCTGTACGGCAGCCTGCAGTATGGTCCGTCGCCGGCCGTGTATGCGGCTGCGTCGGCGGTGTTCGTCTTTACGGTGGCGATGCTTGCGGTGGCGGCGCTGTTGTATCGGGCGATGCGGCAGCGCTCGTCGTCGCAAGGTTTCTCGCCTGAACACGCTGCGCAGACCGCGTGCGCGTAA
- a CDS encoding pyridoxal-phosphate-dependent aminotransferase family protein: MAPGSARGGATVHQVNAAPGQPIEAAAVSACLDRLPQVDLVAAVHAESSNGALNPLGALAALARSRQALFVVDAVASVGGHPIDFDEHDIDIAVIGAQKALAGPAGISAVAVSARAWAHIDAQPDFAPSSLSLAELKRNWLDRGRLALPGTPPALEFWALDAALDRVEAEGIELVIARHRQAAQASRAGLRALGVEPWIAADEAASALVTSVRAPEGIHANVLIADAAKLGVELLPGFGEIEGRIVRLDHTGLRASFDAVLANVTAFGAVLERREVKVDIGAAVRAVRDVYAI; encoded by the coding sequence ATGGCGCCTGGTTCGGCGCGTGGCGGCGCGACGGTTCATCAGGTGAACGCGGCGCCGGGGCAGCCGATCGAGGCCGCCGCGGTGTCCGCCTGTCTCGACCGCTTGCCGCAGGTGGATCTCGTCGCGGCCGTGCATGCGGAATCGTCGAATGGCGCGCTCAATCCGCTGGGCGCATTGGCGGCGCTCGCGCGTTCGCGTCAAGCGTTGTTCGTTGTCGATGCGGTCGCTTCGGTGGGCGGGCATCCGATCGACTTCGACGAGCATGACATCGATATCGCGGTGATCGGGGCGCAGAAAGCGCTTGCGGGGCCGGCCGGCATCTCGGCGGTCGCGGTCAGCGCGCGTGCGTGGGCGCATATCGACGCGCAGCCGGATTTCGCGCCGTCGAGTTTGTCGCTGGCGGAACTCAAGCGCAACTGGCTCGACCGTGGCCGGCTTGCGTTGCCGGGCACGCCGCCCGCGCTCGAATTCTGGGCGCTCGATGCGGCGCTCGATCGCGTCGAAGCCGAGGGCATCGAACTGGTTATCGCGCGGCATCGGCAGGCGGCGCAGGCAAGCCGTGCGGGCTTGCGTGCGCTCGGCGTCGAGCCGTGGATCGCAGCGGACGAGGCGGCGTCCGCGCTGGTGACATCGGTGCGGGCGCCGGAGGGCATTCATGCAAACGTCCTGATCGCGGATGCGGCGAAGCTCGGCGTGGAATTGCTGCCGGGCTTCGGCGAAATCGAAGGACGGATCGTGCGGCTCGATCACACCGGTTTGCGCGCGTCGTTCGACGCGGTGCTCGCGAATGTGACGGCGTTTGGCGCGGTTCTCGAGCGGCGCGAAGTGAAGGTCGATATCGGTGCGGCGGTGCGGGCCGTGAGGGATGTCTATGCCATCTGA
- a CDS encoding GNAT family N-acetyltransferase has translation MISTLQTDGFGESKESEAARIRKIEQFYVTVRREIMAAAPPEFVRETAMSQFHCDDGLGVALKNVPSVPFNRWLGLGVDRPATEQAVDQAISWMTEHASSIWGLEVTPAALPAALPDWIEARGLRAMPGGFATFWREAIQVEQSPETGFVIRRADVEDADVFGTTAVTCFGMPVSFRSWMSAFPGRPGWHTYLAFRDATPVGVAAMFIDAEMAWLGIDATVPAFRGQGIHGALLSTRIGDAAQSGVKLLTIETDSPSANVPPNAAYRNIERAGFILSHSRLHYGKVPGLENERSTA, from the coding sequence ATGATCTCAACGCTGCAAACTGATGGATTCGGCGAAAGTAAGGAATCGGAAGCGGCCCGGATCCGGAAAATAGAGCAATTTTACGTTACGGTTCGCAGAGAGATCATGGCCGCCGCTCCGCCTGAATTTGTGCGCGAGACCGCCATGAGCCAATTTCATTGCGACGATGGCTTGGGCGTAGCACTGAAGAACGTCCCAAGCGTGCCATTCAATCGATGGTTGGGACTCGGGGTCGATCGGCCTGCGACCGAGCAGGCAGTCGACCAGGCAATCAGCTGGATGACAGAGCACGCGAGCAGCATCTGGGGTCTGGAAGTGACTCCGGCGGCGTTGCCTGCTGCATTGCCGGACTGGATCGAGGCGCGAGGATTGCGTGCCATGCCCGGAGGCTTTGCCACCTTCTGGCGTGAAGCCATTCAGGTGGAGCAGTCTCCCGAAACCGGGTTCGTCATACGCCGGGCCGATGTCGAAGACGCCGATGTCTTTGGCACAACGGCGGTGACCTGTTTTGGAATGCCGGTTAGCTTTAGATCGTGGATGTCGGCTTTTCCAGGGCGGCCCGGATGGCATACCTATCTCGCCTTTCGCGATGCGACTCCAGTAGGCGTTGCCGCGATGTTCATCGACGCAGAGATGGCCTGGCTGGGTATTGATGCGACTGTGCCCGCATTCCGGGGGCAGGGCATTCATGGCGCGCTTCTATCCACGCGCATTGGAGATGCTGCTCAAAGCGGTGTCAAGTTGCTAACCATCGAGACCGACAGTCCCAGCGCGAATGTCCCACCCAATGCAGCTTATCGGAACATCGAGCGCGCAGGTTTTATCCTGTCGCATTCCCGGCTGCACTACGGCAAGGTTCCCGGACTGGAAAATGAGCGGTCGACAGCATGA
- a CDS encoding GGDEF domain-containing protein, with protein MTDHEHPKHSLQAAFLRHEESLAPPNRVFGDDDSAVYRTLLESTKAIPWKIDWATMEFAYIGPQIETLLGWAPSTWKTVNDWAERMHPDDRQAVVDFCVAQSKAGTDHEADYRALTRDGGYVWLRDVVHVVRNDKGDVEALIGFMFDISERKRTEDQLAQLQRELEYLSFHDSLTGTGNRRRFDDVMARTWTAAQRSGRALSVIMVDIDFFKSYNDYYGHLQGDECLKRVARVLAEAAGPDHFLGRFGGEEFVLVLADTDADAAVKIAEQCRALIAQAAIPHVRSPHQQRVTASFGVGTIVPNERTDKTTFINLIDAQLYHAKENGRNRIAAVDRAGMQGEAFKSHSR; from the coding sequence ATGACGGACCACGAACACCCGAAGCATTCTCTGCAGGCGGCCTTTCTGCGGCACGAGGAATCCCTCGCACCGCCGAACCGCGTGTTCGGCGACGACGATAGTGCCGTCTACCGCACGCTGCTCGAATCGACCAAAGCCATTCCGTGGAAAATCGACTGGGCGACCATGGAGTTCGCCTACATCGGCCCGCAGATCGAAACGCTGCTCGGTTGGGCGCCGTCGACGTGGAAGACCGTCAACGATTGGGCCGAGCGCATGCATCCGGACGACCGCCAGGCCGTGGTCGATTTTTGCGTCGCGCAGTCGAAGGCCGGTACCGATCATGAAGCCGACTATCGCGCGCTGACGCGCGACGGCGGCTATGTGTGGCTGCGCGACGTCGTGCATGTGGTGCGCAACGACAAAGGCGATGTCGAGGCGCTGATCGGATTCATGTTCGACATCAGCGAACGCAAGCGCACCGAAGACCAGCTCGCGCAATTGCAACGGGAACTCGAATATCTGTCGTTTCACGACAGTCTGACGGGCACGGGCAATCGCCGCAGATTCGACGACGTCATGGCGCGCACGTGGACCGCGGCGCAACGGTCCGGCCGCGCGTTGTCGGTCATCATGGTCGATATCGACTTCTTCAAGTCGTACAACGACTATTACGGACATCTGCAGGGCGACGAATGCCTGAAGCGTGTCGCCCGCGTGCTCGCGGAAGCGGCGGGCCCCGATCACTTCCTGGGCCGTTTCGGCGGTGAGGAGTTCGTGCTCGTGCTGGCCGATACCGACGCCGACGCGGCCGTCAAAATCGCCGAGCAGTGCCGCGCGCTGATCGCGCAAGCAGCGATCCCGCACGTGCGCTCACCGCATCAGCAGCGCGTGACCGCGAGCTTCGGCGTCGGCACGATCGTGCCGAACGAGCGCACGGACAAGACCACGTTTATCAATCTGATCGACGCGCAGCTTTATCACGCGAAGGAAAATGGCCGCAATCGCATCGCCGCGGTCGATCGCGCCGGCATGCAGGGGGAAGCGTTCAAATCGCATTCGCGCTGA
- a CDS encoding DUF1328 family protein: protein MLYYALVFFIIAIIAAALGFGGIAAGAASIAKVLFFIFLIIFLVTLVMGIMRR, encoded by the coding sequence ATGCTTTATTACGCGCTGGTCTTCTTCATCATCGCGATCATCGCCGCCGCGCTGGGTTTCGGCGGAATCGCGGCGGGCGCCGCCAGCATCGCAAAAGTGCTGTTCTTTATCTTCCTCATCATCTTCCTCGTCACACTCGTGATGGGCATCATGCGACGGTGA
- a CDS encoding AAA family ATPase: MKPVRNSLWSRIGRYVTLGVLASALAATFMFLHWRHEERVTQASSTALGGIASQMRADASAWTRHEKSASEMVRDVQDHDVAAIGLSRNAILVSTLQGEKYYVADHNGTFSNALLLGDLKPGGKSPYQLVWLPDADVRTAGARWTEVVDHARDALSLLLPVLMLGGIVWFMRREMMGGARLLSKSPTLRFDDVIGAGEAKAALADVQAWLTEPAQFSGMGVRAPCGILMTGGPGVGKTRLAQALAGECGANFIAITGSYFSAKYYGVGIQKVKHLFELARKNAPTVIFIDEADGLGKRTDTGSGPVEAESNRIINQLLAELDGFESNEGVVVVAATNHPDNLDEALRRPGRFDRTVQVRLPDLEDRAQILRFYAAKLKTKPGELDFNQLARLTTGLSPATLSMIVNQAGLVARKAGEREVAATHFLEAIKIARIGDINGAERALSDDERTRIAVHEAGHGLVAALLDTGVLEEVTILPRGGALGVALITKTQDKYLYRETEMRNEIQVLLGGRNAELLVFDEASSGAAQDLQEASRIGLDMVSKHGFNADGNLFSLASLPQQYAGLQLKNSIEHANALLHDLNDACFALLRANEPVLRAIAEQLLESETVPGETVYRLIREHAAALAKREAAVVTEAAAA, encoded by the coding sequence ATGAAACCGGTAAGGAATTCACTTTGGTCGCGTATCGGCCGATACGTGACCCTTGGCGTGCTTGCGTCCGCGCTTGCCGCCACATTCATGTTCCTGCATTGGCGTCACGAAGAGCGCGTCACGCAGGCGTCTTCGACGGCTTTGGGCGGCATCGCGAGCCAGATGCGCGCGGACGCGTCGGCGTGGACGCGCCACGAAAAGAGTGCGTCGGAGATGGTGCGCGACGTACAGGATCACGATGTCGCGGCCATTGGCCTGAGCCGGAACGCGATTCTCGTGTCGACGCTGCAGGGCGAGAAATATTATGTGGCCGACCATAACGGCACGTTCTCGAATGCGCTGCTGCTTGGCGACCTGAAGCCGGGCGGCAAGTCGCCGTATCAGCTCGTCTGGCTGCCCGATGCCGATGTGCGAACGGCGGGGGCACGCTGGACCGAGGTCGTCGATCACGCGCGCGACGCGCTGAGCCTGTTGCTGCCGGTGTTGATGCTGGGCGGCATTGTCTGGTTCATGCGCCGCGAGATGATGGGCGGCGCGCGCCTGCTCAGCAAGTCGCCGACGCTGCGTTTCGACGACGTGATCGGCGCCGGCGAAGCGAAAGCGGCGCTCGCCGACGTGCAGGCCTGGCTGACCGAGCCCGCGCAGTTCAGCGGCATGGGCGTGCGCGCGCCATGCGGCATTCTGATGACGGGCGGACCGGGCGTCGGCAAGACGCGCCTCGCGCAGGCGCTTGCCGGCGAATGCGGCGCGAACTTTATCGCGATCACGGGCAGCTACTTCAGCGCGAAGTACTACGGCGTCGGCATCCAGAAGGTCAAGCATCTGTTCGAGCTTGCGCGCAAGAATGCGCCGACGGTGATTTTCATCGACGAAGCCGACGGCCTCGGCAAGCGTACCGATACCGGCAGCGGCCCCGTCGAAGCCGAAAGCAATCGCATCATCAATCAGCTGCTCGCGGAGCTCGACGGGTTCGAGTCGAACGAGGGCGTGGTCGTTGTTGCCGCAACCAATCATCCGGACAACCTCGACGAAGCGCTCAGACGTCCGGGCCGTTTCGACCGCACGGTGCAAGTGCGCCTGCCCGATCTCGAAGATCGCGCGCAAATCCTGCGCTTCTATGCCGCGAAGCTGAAAACGAAACCGGGCGAGCTCGACTTCAACCAGCTCGCGCGTCTGACGACGGGCCTGTCGCCGGCTACGCTGTCGATGATCGTCAATCAGGCGGGCCTCGTTGCGCGCAAGGCCGGCGAACGCGAAGTGGCCGCGACGCATTTTCTCGAAGCGATCAAGATTGCGCGCATTGGCGATATCAACGGCGCCGAGCGCGCGCTGTCCGATGACGAGCGCACGCGCATCGCCGTGCACGAAGCGGGGCACGGCCTCGTTGCCGCCTTGCTCGACACGGGCGTGCTCGAAGAGGTGACGATCCTGCCGCGCGGCGGCGCGCTCGGCGTCGCCCTCATCACGAAGACCCAGGACAAGTACCTGTACCGCGAAACGGAAATGCGCAACGAGATTCAGGTGCTGCTCGGCGGGCGCAACGCCGAACTGCTCGTGTTCGACGAAGCATCGAGCGGCGCCGCGCAGGACTTGCAGGAGGCGTCGCGCATCGGCCTCGATATGGTTTCGAAGCACGGCTTCAACGCGGACGGCAATCTGTTCAGCCTTGCGTCGCTGCCGCAGCAGTATGCGGGACTGCAACTGAAGAATTCGATCGAGCACGCGAACGCGCTGCTGCACGATCTCAACGATGCGTGCTTTGCGCTGCTGCGCGCCAACGAACCGGTGCTGCGCGCGATCGCGGAACAGTTGCTTGAATCGGAGACGGTGCCGGGCGAGACGGTTTATCGTCTGATTCGCGAACACGCAGCTGCGCTCGCGAAGCGCGAAGCGGCTGTCGTGACTGAAGCGGCCGCAGCGTAA
- a CDS encoding SDR family NAD(P)-dependent oxidoreductase: MNDKSHAIPYRNALIIGTGPGISASVTRMLRAAGLPVVIAARDAGKLATLAKETGAIALPVDATDAAQVERLFTETDARIGAPEIVVYNASRRVPGPIAELDPAQVDAALAVSALGAFYSVQQAAKRMEPAGKGAILLTGATAGVKGFALSAPFAMGKFALRGLAQSAARELAPKGIHVAHIVVDGSVRAGHRPDPADRPDSTLDPDAIAESYLAVLRQHRSAWSWELEVRPWVEKF, translated from the coding sequence ATGAACGACAAGTCCCACGCTATTCCCTACCGCAACGCCTTGATCATCGGAACGGGTCCCGGCATCAGCGCATCGGTGACCCGCATGCTGCGCGCGGCCGGCCTTCCGGTCGTGATCGCGGCGCGCGATGCGGGCAAGCTCGCAACGCTTGCCAAGGAGACCGGCGCGATCGCGCTGCCCGTCGATGCCACCGACGCCGCGCAGGTCGAGCGGCTTTTCACCGAAACGGATGCGCGGATCGGCGCACCGGAGATCGTCGTCTACAACGCGAGCCGCCGTGTGCCAGGACCGATCGCGGAACTCGACCCGGCGCAGGTCGACGCTGCGCTGGCGGTCTCGGCGCTGGGCGCGTTCTATTCGGTGCAGCAGGCGGCAAAGCGCATGGAGCCGGCCGGCAAGGGCGCGATCCTGCTGACGGGCGCGACCGCGGGCGTCAAAGGCTTCGCGCTGTCCGCGCCGTTCGCGATGGGCAAGTTTGCGCTGCGAGGCCTCGCGCAAAGCGCCGCGCGCGAACTCGCACCGAAGGGCATTCATGTTGCGCATATCGTGGTGGACGGCAGCGTGCGCGCCGGGCATCGTCCCGACCCGGCCGATCGGCCCGACAGCACGCTCGACCCCGATGCGATCGCCGAGTCGTATCTCGCTGTGCTGCGTCAGCATCGCAGTGCGTGGTCGTGGGAGCTCGAAGTCAGGCCTTGGGTCGAGAAATTCTGA
- a CDS encoding c-type cytochrome, translated as MLKTLVAVATISACGAAYADGAPSAGSASANADRYGIGKPIDSAAIARWNIDVSPDGRGLPAGSGTVAAGAKVFAAKCAMCHGKAGEGGIGDPLVGGAGTLTSVKPRKTVGSYWPYATTLFDYIRRAMPYNAPESLSANEIYSVSAWLLYKNGIVPEHTTLDAKSLPRVKMPNRDGFIPDPRPGTL; from the coding sequence ATGCTTAAGACGCTGGTTGCGGTTGCAACGATATCCGCATGCGGCGCCGCCTATGCCGATGGTGCGCCCTCAGCCGGTTCGGCGTCCGCCAATGCGGACAGGTATGGCATCGGCAAACCGATCGACAGCGCGGCGATTGCGCGCTGGAATATCGACGTGAGCCCTGACGGTCGCGGGCTGCCTGCGGGCTCCGGCACGGTCGCCGCGGGCGCAAAAGTATTTGCCGCGAAATGCGCGATGTGCCATGGCAAGGCGGGCGAAGGCGGCATTGGCGATCCGCTGGTCGGCGGCGCGGGCACGTTGACCAGCGTCAAGCCAAGGAAAACCGTCGGTAGTTACTGGCCTTACGCGACGACGCTATTCGACTATATTCGCCGCGCGATGCCGTATAACGCGCCCGAGTCGCTGAGCGCCAACGAGATTTATTCGGTTAGCGCATGGCTGCTGTACAAGAACGGCATCGTACCCGAGCACACCACGCTCGATGCAAAGTCGCTGCCGCGCGTGAAAATGCCGAATCGCGACGGGTTTATTCCGGACCCGCGGCCCGGTACGCTTTAG
- the soxC gene encoding sulfite dehydrogenase, whose amino-acid sequence MNNAPASTPSSPESRPRRRALARLAGGLAGGVAAATLPVQRALAVADTHSGAATASQPPLAPASWTLEPGAPLVSPPYGQPASFEHDVIRRVASAPAMPGSGSAMSPLADLYGSITPNGLVYERHHAGVPAIDPDQHRLVVHGLVREPRIYTIDDVMRFPSESHIYFLECSGNTSSEWKGPSGKPVQFTHGLLSCCEWTGVRLSTLLDESGISPSAKWLLAEGADGAALTRSLPLERILERALVVYAQNGERLRPENGYPLRLIVPGFEGNTNIKWLRRLKLITAPEMTREETSKYTDLLPDGLARQFVFEMDAKSVITRPSPGHTLTAQGYYAISGLAWSGRGRIRSVDVSTDGGKTWRPARLVGAVHDRALTRFEADWRWDGGPAQLQSRATDETGYVQPTRDALVAARGLNSYYHYNGIQSWRVDANGEVRNA is encoded by the coding sequence ATGAACAACGCTCCCGCTTCCACTCCATCATCGCCCGAATCGCGCCCGCGCCGGCGCGCGTTGGCCCGCCTCGCGGGCGGACTGGCCGGCGGCGTCGCCGCGGCGACACTGCCGGTGCAACGTGCGTTGGCCGTTGCCGACACCCACTCGGGCGCGGCTACCGCGTCGCAGCCTCCGCTCGCGCCCGCGAGCTGGACGCTCGAACCGGGCGCACCGCTCGTCTCGCCGCCTTACGGTCAGCCCGCATCGTTCGAGCATGACGTCATCCGCCGCGTGGCGAGCGCACCCGCGATGCCGGGCTCCGGGTCCGCCATGTCGCCGCTTGCGGACCTCTACGGCAGCATCACGCCGAACGGCCTTGTCTACGAGCGGCATCACGCGGGCGTGCCGGCCATCGACCCGGACCAGCATCGGCTCGTCGTGCACGGCCTCGTGCGCGAGCCGCGCATCTATACGATTGACGACGTGATGCGCTTTCCGTCCGAATCGCATATCTACTTTCTCGAATGCTCGGGCAATACGAGCAGCGAATGGAAAGGTCCGAGCGGAAAGCCCGTGCAGTTTACGCACGGATTACTGTCGTGCTGCGAATGGACCGGCGTGCGCCTCTCGACGCTGCTCGACGAAAGCGGCATCTCGCCTTCGGCCAAATGGCTGCTTGCCGAGGGCGCCGATGGCGCGGCGCTCACGCGCAGCCTGCCGCTCGAGCGCATCCTCGAACGCGCGCTTGTCGTCTATGCACAGAACGGCGAGCGGCTGCGGCCCGAGAACGGCTATCCGCTGCGGCTCATCGTGCCGGGCTTCGAGGGCAACACCAATATCAAATGGCTGCGGCGGCTCAAGCTGATCACGGCGCCCGAGATGACGCGCGAGGAAACATCGAAGTACACGGACCTGCTGCCCGATGGGCTCGCACGGCAATTCGTGTTCGAAATGGACGCGAAGTCCGTCATTACGCGGCCGTCGCCGGGTCACACACTGACGGCGCAGGGTTACTACGCGATCAGCGGCCTTGCGTGGTCCGGCCGCGGCCGTATCCGCTCCGTCGACGTTTCCACCGACGGCGGCAAGACCTGGCGCCCGGCGCGCCTCGTCGGCGCGGTTCACGACCGCGCGTTGACGCGCTTCGAAGCGGACTGGCGATGGGACGGCGGCCCCGCGCAACTGCAAAGCCGCGCGACCGACGAAACCGGCTACGTGCAGCCGACCCGCGATGCGCTCGTCGCCGCGCGCGGGCTGAACTCGTACTACCACTACAACGGCATTCAAAGCTGGCGCGTCGATGCGAATGGCGAGGTGCGCAATGCTTAA
- a CDS encoding LLM class flavin-dependent oxidoreductase — MTQFRQLHLGAFMRPVSLHTGAWRYPGAYPDANFNFAHLARFAQTLERGRFDAFFMADHLAVLNMPVNALKRSHTVTSFEPFTLLSALSAVTQRIGLVGTASTTFDEPYHVARRFASLDHISGGRAGWNLVTTANPDSALNFGLDEHVEHGERYRRAREFYDVVVGLWDSWADDAFVRDVESGIFVDPEKVHVLDHKGEHFRVRGPLNIARPVQGWPVVVQAGSSEAGRQVAAETADAVFTVQPDLEAGKRFYADVKGRLDKLGRPREHLKILPGAFVVVGDSLDEAREKRALLDTLVHYDSGIASLSIALGHDVSGFDPDGLLPDIPESNASRSSRERVVNWARAEQLTIRQLAQRLGGYSGLEMVGTPKSIADQMEQWLVEEGSDGFNVMFPYVPAGVDEFVDKVVPELQKRGIFRREYEGSTFREHLGLARPENRFFAGRKG; from the coding sequence ATGACCCAGTTCCGCCAGCTGCACCTCGGCGCTTTCATGCGGCCTGTCAGTCTTCATACGGGCGCGTGGCGTTATCCGGGCGCCTACCCCGATGCGAATTTCAACTTCGCGCATCTCGCGCGATTTGCCCAGACGCTCGAACGCGGCCGCTTCGACGCATTCTTTATGGCCGACCATCTCGCGGTGCTGAACATGCCGGTCAATGCGTTAAAGCGCAGTCACACGGTGACGTCGTTCGAACCCTTCACGCTGCTTTCGGCGCTATCGGCCGTGACGCAGCGAATCGGTCTGGTCGGCACCGCGTCGACGACGTTCGACGAGCCGTATCACGTCGCGCGCCGCTTCGCCTCGCTCGATCATATAAGCGGCGGTCGCGCCGGGTGGAATCTCGTGACGACCGCGAACCCCGACTCGGCGCTCAATTTCGGTCTTGACGAGCATGTCGAACATGGCGAGCGCTATCGACGTGCAAGGGAGTTCTACGACGTCGTCGTCGGATTGTGGGATAGCTGGGCCGACGATGCGTTCGTGCGCGATGTCGAAAGCGGCATCTTTGTCGATCCTGAGAAAGTTCACGTGCTCGATCACAAAGGCGAGCATTTCCGCGTGCGCGGACCGCTGAATATCGCGCGGCCGGTGCAGGGCTGGCCCGTGGTCGTGCAGGCGGGTTCGTCGGAAGCGGGGCGCCAGGTCGCAGCCGAAACCGCCGATGCCGTCTTCACCGTGCAGCCGGATCTCGAAGCAGGCAAGCGTTTTTATGCGGACGTGAAGGGCCGGCTCGATAAACTGGGCCGGCCGCGCGAGCATCTGAAGATTCTGCCAGGGGCATTCGTCGTGGTCGGCGATTCGCTCGATGAGGCGCGTGAGAAGCGCGCGTTGCTCGACACGCTGGTTCACTATGACAGCGGCATCGCGTCGCTGTCGATCGCGTTGGGCCACGATGTATCGGGCTTCGATCCCGACGGCTTGCTGCCCGACATTCCCGAGTCGAACGCGAGCAGGAGTTCGCGCGAGCGCGTCGTGAACTGGGCGCGCGCGGAGCAGCTGACGATCCGCCAGCTCGCGCAGCGCCTTGGCGGCTACTCGGGGCTCGAGATGGTCGGCACGCCGAAGTCGATCGCGGATCAGATGGAGCAGTGGCTCGTCGAAGAAGGCTCCGACGGCTTTAACGTGATGTTTCCGTATGTGCCCGCGGGCGTCGACGAGTTCGTCGACAAGGTCGTGCCCGAGCTGCAGAAACGCGGCATTTTCCGGCGCGAGTATGAAGGCTCGACGTTTCGCGAGCATCTCGGCCTCGCGCGTCCGGAGAACCGGTTTTTTGCGGGGCGAAAGGGCTGA